A single region of the Blattabacterium sp. (Cryptocercus kyebangensis) genome encodes:
- a CDS encoding serine O-acetyltransferase, translating into MSNPNFLKKLFENNKKKWKYPFFNKNTYEKFLEDLFHFLFTPDQYLLEGIDSLKKNYQKLKHKLYSIFIEFNFEEKKSKKYVQNFFEHIPNIYQILITDANAILNFDPAATVIEEIFLSYPGFFATALYRIAHQLWILKIPILPRLITEYAHSKTGVDIHASAEIGKAFVIDHGTGIVIGSSTKIGNSVKIYQGVTLGAIHVNKKLANQKRHPTIEDQVTIYSGATILGGETVIGHDSILGGNVWITHSIPPFSIVYQKSEIKMRNNSPFSTPINYII; encoded by the coding sequence ATGTCTAATCCAAATTTTTTAAAGAAATTATTCGAAAATAATAAAAAAAAATGGAAATATCCATTTTTTAATAAGAATACATATGAAAAATTTTTAGAAGATTTATTTCATTTTCTTTTTACCCCGGATCAATATCTTTTAGAAGGAATAGATTCCTTAAAAAAAAATTACCAAAAATTAAAACATAAATTATATTCTATTTTCATTGAATTTAACTTTGAAGAAAAAAAGTCCAAAAAATATGTTCAAAATTTTTTTGAACATATTCCTAATATTTATCAAATATTGATCACAGATGCTAATGCTATATTAAATTTTGATCCTGCGGCAACAGTTATAGAGGAAATTTTTCTATCTTATCCTGGTTTTTTTGCTACTGCATTATACCGAATAGCTCATCAACTATGGATTTTAAAAATCCCAATTCTTCCAAGACTTATAACCGAATATGCTCACAGTAAAACTGGAGTGGATATTCATGCTTCTGCAGAAATAGGAAAAGCTTTTGTTATTGATCACGGAACAGGAATAGTAATTGGATCCAGTACGAAAATAGGAAATAGTGTTAAAATATATCAAGGAGTAACCTTAGGTGCTATTCATGTAAATAAAAAATTGGCCAATCAAAAACGTCATCCAACTATAGAAGATCAAGTTACTATTTATTCTGGAGCAACAATTTTGGGAGGGGAGACAGTGATTGGTCATGATAGTATACTTGGTGGAAATGTATGGATTACACATAGCATCCCTCCTTTTTCCATAGTTTATCAAAAAAGTGAAATAAAAATGAGGAATAATAGTCCTTTTTCTACCCCTATTAATTATATAATATAA
- the cysK gene encoding cysteine synthase A, with the protein MKVENILQTIGNTPHVLLRRLYPYHQVWMKLEKSNPGGSIKDRIALSMIEDAEKRGIIKKGNVIIEPTSGNTGIGLSMVSAVKGYRLILVMPDSMSIERRKLFSIFGSEFFLTPREEGMKGAIKKAEELSRKIPNSWIPKQFDNLSNTNIHKYITAKEIIKSFPDGIDYFITGVGTGGHITGIGEVLKKKFPMIKIFSVEPVESPVIFGGKPNPHELQGLGAGFIPTILNKNILDGTFLVSKKEAFSYVRKTARKEGILVGISTGASLSAIAKQLPNFSKNSRILTFNYDTGERYISVKNLFL; encoded by the coding sequence ATGAAAGTAGAAAATATATTGCAAACTATTGGAAATACACCTCATGTACTTCTTCGTCGATTGTATCCATATCATCAAGTTTGGATGAAATTGGAAAAGAGTAATCCTGGAGGAAGTATTAAAGATAGAATTGCCTTATCAATGATAGAAGATGCAGAAAAAAGAGGAATTATTAAAAAAGGAAATGTAATCATTGAACCTACTTCTGGGAATACTGGAATAGGATTATCCATGGTATCAGCTGTAAAAGGGTATCGTCTTATTCTAGTAATGCCTGATTCTATGAGTATAGAAAGAAGAAAACTTTTTTCTATTTTTGGATCGGAATTTTTTCTTACTCCTAGAGAAGAAGGAATGAAGGGAGCTATAAAAAAAGCAGAAGAATTAAGTCGTAAAATTCCTAATTCTTGGATACCAAAACAATTTGATAATCTATCTAATACCAATATTCATAAATACATTACAGCAAAAGAAATTATAAAATCATTTCCTGATGGAATAGATTATTTTATTACGGGTGTTGGAACTGGTGGTCATATTACTGGAATAGGAGAAGTATTAAAAAAAAAATTTCCGATGATAAAAATATTTTCTGTAGAACCTGTAGAGTCTCCAGTTATATTTGGAGGTAAGCCTAATCCTCATGAATTACAAGGACTTGGAGCTGGTTTTATTCCTACTATTTTAAATAAAAATATATTGGATGGAACTTTTTTAGTTTCCAAAAAAGAAGCATTTAGTTACGTTCGTAAAACAGCCAGAAAAGAAGGAATTTTGGTGGGTATTTCTACTGGAGCTTCCTTGTCTGCTATTGCAAAACAATTACCTAATTTTTCTAAAAATTCAAGGATACTTACATTCAATTATGATACTGGAGAAAGGTATATCTCAGTGAAGAATCTTTTTTTATGA